Proteins found in one Helicobacter sp. NHP19-003 genomic segment:
- a CDS encoding AIR synthase related protein has translation MHTLNGQDSQTLAASLKRPPNALEHALVATLWSEHCSYRSSKELLETFGADLKNSGGVVDLGEGLGAAFKIESHNHPSFSNPYAGAATGLGGVQRDLLGVGARPLACFALLRSCQTTAHHQEALEGFNDYAKHTHTQNLGCESGFSGGFRHNVLVNAFCVGLVPLAQQVGASARAGGVFVLLGRPAEGVGVDGACMSSKELDKASMASVPTGAPHLQAKLIDACLEIYADIGVLGAQDLGAGGLVWRVWKWRCVGVLELF, from the coding sequence TTGCACACCTTGAATGGACAAGATTCACAGACACTGGCGGCCAGCTTGAAACGCCCTCCAAATGCTCTAGAACACGCCCTGGTCGCCACCCTTTGGAGTGAGCATTGCAGCTACCGCTCCAGCAAAGAGCTTTTAGAAACCTTTGGGGCGGATTTAAAGAACAGTGGGGGTGTGGTGGATTTAGGGGAGGGGTTAGGCGCGGCGTTTAAAATCGAGTCGCACAACCACCCCAGCTTTTCAAACCCCTATGCGGGCGCAGCCACAGGGCTAGGTGGCGTGCAGCGCGACCTTTTAGGCGTGGGTGCAAGGCCCTTAGCCTGCTTTGCCCTGTTGCGCTCTTGCCAAACCACAGCCCACCACCAAGAAGCCCTGGAGGGCTTTAACGACTACGCCAAACATACCCACACGCAAAATTTGGGCTGTGAGAGCGGCTTTAGTGGGGGCTTCAGGCACAATGTTTTGGTGAACGCCTTTTGCGTGGGGCTTGTGCCGCTAGCCCAACAAGTGGGTGCAAGCGCGAGAGCGGGGGGGGTGTTTGTACTGCTCGGGCGGCCAGCTGAGGGCGTGGGCGTGGATGGAGCGTGCATGAGCAGCAAAGAACTCGACAAAGCATCGATGGCAAGTGTCCCCACAGGCGCGCCACACCTGCAAGCCAAGCTCATAGACGCTTGTTTAGAAATTTATGCGGATATAGGCGTGCTAGGAGCGCAGGATTTGGGGGCGGGGGGCTTGGTGTGGCGTGTGTGGAAATGGCGGTGCGTGGGGGTGTTGGAGCTATTTTAG
- a CDS encoding anaerobic C4-dicarboxylate transporter, producing MGLFVLQFFVLLAALFLGVRLGGMGIGFAGGLGVVVLTLGLGMDAGAIPWDVILIIMSVIGAISCMQMAGGLDYLVLVAEKILRAHPKHINYLAPFVTYSLTLLAGTGHTAFSVLPVIVEVAKGQKIRPCRPLSLAVVASQVGITASPVSAAVITMSAFVEPLGVSYPLLLGLIIPSSFLGCALTAFIVSAFLPSHLEGAVALQTAKQRELPKGARLSVWIFVAGIVAVVLYATAISKNVGWIAPVHLPRNGAIMAFMLTIAVCIALFCKVKCNDLVQTSTFKAGLSACVCVLGVAWLGDTFVKAYIEPIKIHAATWITHYPFLLAVGLFFTSMLLYSQAATTKALIPSVILAMGLTPAHPHGVATIIASFAATSALFVLPTYPTLLGAVQMDDTGSTQIGKYVFNHPFLIPGTLAIAFSVGFGFLFTSIWL from the coding sequence ATGGGTCTTTTTGTTTTGCAATTTTTTGTATTGCTGGCGGCTTTGTTTTTGGGTGTGCGCTTAGGGGGGATGGGGATTGGCTTTGCCGGCGGTCTTGGCGTGGTGGTGTTGACCTTAGGGCTTGGCATGGACGCGGGGGCGATCCCTTGGGATGTGATTTTAATCATCATGTCCGTGATCGGGGCGATTTCGTGCATGCAAATGGCGGGGGGCTTGGATTACTTGGTCTTGGTGGCGGAAAAGATTTTACGGGCTCATCCTAAGCACATCAACTATTTAGCCCCCTTTGTAACTTACAGCCTCACGCTTTTAGCCGGCACGGGACACACCGCCTTTTCAGTGTTGCCCGTGATTGTGGAAGTGGCCAAAGGGCAGAAAATCCGCCCCTGCCGTCCCTTATCTCTAGCGGTGGTGGCAAGTCAAGTGGGCATCACCGCTAGCCCTGTGTCTGCCGCCGTGATCACGATGAGCGCCTTTGTGGAGCCTTTGGGCGTGTCCTACCCGCTCTTGCTGGGCCTCATCATCCCCTCAAGCTTTCTAGGCTGTGCGCTCACGGCGTTCATTGTGAGCGCGTTTTTGCCAAGCCACCTAGAAGGGGCGGTGGCGCTGCAGACTGCCAAGCAAAGGGAGTTGCCCAAGGGGGCGCGTTTGTCGGTGTGGATTTTTGTGGCGGGGATTGTGGCGGTGGTGCTTTACGCCACGGCGATTTCTAAAAATGTAGGCTGGATCGCGCCCGTGCATTTGCCCCGCAACGGCGCGATCATGGCGTTCATGCTAACCATTGCGGTGTGCATCGCCCTCTTTTGCAAAGTCAAATGCAATGACTTAGTGCAGACAAGCACCTTTAAAGCGGGCTTGAGTGCTTGCGTGTGCGTGCTGGGCGTGGCGTGGTTGGGCGACACTTTTGTCAAGGCCTACATTGAGCCGATCAAAATCCACGCCGCCACTTGGATCACACATTACCCTTTTTTGCTCGCGGTGGGGCTGTTTTTCACGAGCATGCTCTTATACTCACAAGCAGCCACCACAAAAGCCCTCATCCCTAGCGTGATTTTAGCCATGGGGCTCACCCCCGCCCACCCGCATGGCGTGGCGACCATCATCGCCTCGTTTGCCGCCACCTCAGCCCTCTTTGTGTTGCCCACTTACCCAACCTTACTTGGGGCGGTCCAAATGGACGACACGGGGAGTACCCAAATTGGCAAGTATGTTTTCAACCACCCCTTTTTAATCCCCGGGACCTTAGCCATTGCCTTTTCTGTGGGCTTTGGGTTTTTATTCACTTCGATTTGGCTTTAG
- the nusA gene encoding transcription termination factor NusA: MEKILDIVELIAYEKGLGVDTIKDVVKNSILRVAKECLDAQANFVIDDSNKDLTLLHVVQVCADDDPRLETDPKNTLALSQAHKSDPTLKPDDLLHYEISLKDMKRGAVNALFKDLEYNIQKSLEDQYFQKYKAMLNTIVSGVVLDVDSGQNTYIEIDGLQAILALKNRIKGESFKVGDSVRAVLKHVHFSKQGLILELSRTTPKFLEALLRLEVPEIADEEIEIMGIARIPGDRAKLALRSHNNQIDPIGATVGVKGVRINAISKELCNESIDCVHYNDIPEMYIANALSPAQIIKIKISENEEGKKNAQVTLYGDQKSKAIGRNGVNVRLACMLTGFDIDFEVLEPKENTPRVPEKVGLSMLESLFSKKPAPEAPNN, encoded by the coding sequence ATGGAGAAAATATTAGACATAGTAGAGCTGATTGCCTATGAAAAGGGCCTAGGCGTAGACACAATTAAAGATGTCGTCAAAAACAGCATTTTAAGGGTCGCTAAAGAGTGTTTGGATGCACAGGCGAACTTTGTCATTGACGACTCGAACAAGGATTTGACGCTCTTGCATGTGGTGCAGGTGTGTGCCGATGACGACCCTAGGCTAGAAACCGACCCTAAGAACACACTTGCCCTAAGCCAAGCGCACAAGAGCGACCCGACCCTAAAACCCGATGATCTGCTGCACTATGAGATCAGCCTAAAGGACATGAAACGGGGGGCGGTCAATGCGCTGTTTAAAGACCTAGAGTACAACATACAAAAGAGCCTAGAAGACCAGTATTTTCAAAAATACAAGGCGATGTTAAACACCATTGTGAGCGGAGTCGTGCTAGATGTAGATAGCGGGCAGAACACCTACATAGAGATCGATGGCTTGCAAGCGATTTTAGCCCTAAAAAACCGCATTAAGGGGGAGAGTTTTAAAGTGGGCGATAGCGTGCGGGCGGTGTTAAAACATGTGCATTTTAGCAAACAGGGCTTGATTTTAGAACTTTCACGCACCACGCCCAAATTCCTAGAAGCCTTGTTGCGCCTAGAAGTGCCTGAAATCGCCGATGAAGAGATTGAGATCATGGGGATTGCCCGCATCCCCGGGGATCGGGCAAAGCTCGCCCTGCGTTCGCACAACAACCAAATCGACCCGATCGGGGCGACCGTGGGGGTGAAGGGGGTTAGGATCAACGCCATCAGCAAGGAACTTTGTAACGAGAGCATCGATTGCGTGCATTACAACGACATTCCCGAGATGTACATCGCAAACGCCCTCTCCCCCGCCCAAATCATTAAAATCAAAATCAGCGAAAACGAAGAGGGCAAGAAAAATGCCCAAGTTACTCTATATGGCGATCAAAAGAGCAAAGCGATCGGGCGCAATGGGGTGAATGTCCGCCTCGCGTGTATGCTCACGGGCTTTGACATAGACTTTGAAGTGCTAGAACCCAAAGAGAACACCCCAAGAGTGCCTGAAAAAGTGGGCTTGAGTATGCTCGAATCGCTCTTTAGTAAAAAACCCGCCCCAGAAGCCCCCAACAACTAA
- the trpA gene encoding tryptophan synthase subunit alpha, translated as MDYANTFKKNGVFMPFVVLNDPTHTESLNIVKTLIDAGADALELGFAFSDPMADGVAIQDGHLRALKAGACMQKNFDLLQQIHAYSPQTPIGLLLYANLIHRYGIDKFYETCADCGVASVLVADLPLVESTSFVSSAKKHNIAPIFIAAPHTSQKDLEQIAGLTQAYVYVLARSGVTGASTSLGTDAKGVIAALKGFKEVPCMLGFGISKPAHAKEAHQMGANGVVCGSAVVKLIEQHLHTPPQMHAKLKDFVQGFKA; from the coding sequence ATGGACTACGCAAACACCTTTAAAAAAAATGGGGTTTTCATGCCCTTTGTGGTGCTAAACGACCCCACGCACACCGAGAGTTTAAACATCGTTAAAACACTCATAGATGCAGGAGCGGACGCTTTAGAGCTGGGCTTTGCCTTTAGCGATCCTATGGCCGATGGCGTGGCGATTCAAGATGGCCACTTACGGGCTTTAAAGGCAGGAGCGTGTATGCAAAAAAACTTTGACTTGTTGCAACAAATCCACGCCTACAGCCCCCAAACACCCATCGGACTGTTGCTGTACGCCAATTTAATCCACCGCTATGGCATCGACAAGTTTTATGAGACTTGTGCGGATTGTGGGGTGGCTAGCGTACTTGTGGCGGATTTGCCCTTGGTTGAGAGCACCTCCTTTGTGTCAAGCGCAAAAAAGCACAACATCGCCCCCATTTTCATCGCCGCCCCCCACACCAGCCAAAAGGACTTAGAGCAAATCGCAGGCTTGACACAAGCCTATGTCTATGTGCTGGCGCGTTCGGGTGTTACGGGGGCAAGCACAAGTCTAGGCACAGACGCTAAGGGTGTGATCGCCGCGCTCAAAGGTTTTAAAGAAGTGCCTTGTATGTTAGGCTTTGGCATTTCTAAGCCCGCACACGCCAAAGAAGCCCACCAAATGGGGGCCAATGGGGTCGTTTGTGGCTCGGCAGTGGTGAAGCTCATAGAGCAACATCTACACACCCCCCCCCAAATGCACGCCAAGCTAAAAGACTTCGTGCAGGGCTTTAAAGCTTAG
- a CDS encoding LptF/LptG family permease, whose amino-acid sequence MRLWVFVGSYYLKYFLIIVCALEFFFIGIDSLQYAEKFPTAANLLLLFFVYDGLYALNYTLPLSLLLALVLFYTAFIHSNQYTALLSIGYSIKQILKPMLAINALFIAIFVGLSATPFVYMQEKAEAIIYKDNAGNISENLLVKYNNDYVYFGKINPLLRSASNVKIFTLQDKQLKTFAQAPSANFEGKFWVLHGVSFLTLPTPFLLGPKGLKVQKLPVLKTLKGFRPKVLDTIYQNKPAVSITDALRSLHVLYHQKADTKKIRGFLYVSILLPFFVPLTAILIAYHTPKLARYENLALLSLKFILLSLVLWGLFFAMGKFSISGVFLPEVGVLGPFLTLAAIALRHYKRLDSKL is encoded by the coding sequence ATGCGCTTGTGGGTGTTTGTCGGCTCTTACTACCTCAAGTATTTTTTGATCATTGTATGCGCCCTTGAGTTTTTCTTTATCGGCATTGACAGCCTGCAATACGCTGAGAAGTTCCCCACCGCTGCTAACCTGCTCTTGCTCTTTTTTGTCTACGATGGGCTGTACGCGCTCAACTACACCCTGCCATTGTCCTTGCTCTTAGCCTTAGTTCTCTTTTACACCGCCTTTATCCACTCTAACCAATACACCGCCTTGCTCTCCATCGGCTACTCCATTAAGCAAATCTTAAAGCCCATGCTCGCCATCAACGCCCTGTTTATCGCTATTTTTGTGGGGCTTAGCGCCACGCCTTTTGTTTACATGCAAGAGAAAGCCGAAGCGATTATTTATAAAGACAATGCGGGCAATATCTCGGAGAATCTCTTGGTCAAATACAACAACGACTATGTCTACTTTGGCAAAATCAACCCCCTGCTGCGGAGCGCAAGCAATGTCAAAATTTTCACGCTTCAAGACAAGCAACTCAAAACCTTCGCCCAAGCCCCCAGCGCAAACTTCGAAGGTAAATTTTGGGTTTTACATGGGGTGAGTTTTTTGACCTTACCCACCCCCTTTTTGCTAGGTCCCAAGGGGCTTAAGGTGCAGAAACTGCCCGTGTTAAAAACTCTTAAGGGCTTTCGCCCCAAAGTTTTGGACACAATTTATCAAAACAAGCCCGCCGTGTCCATCACGGATGCGCTGCGCTCCTTGCATGTGCTCTACCACCAAAAGGCAGACACCAAGAAAATCCGGGGCTTTTTGTATGTGTCTATTTTGCTGCCCTTTTTTGTGCCCCTCACGGCGATCCTCATCGCCTACCACACGCCCAAACTCGCCCGCTACGAGAACCTAGCTTTGCTTAGCCTCAAGTTCATTTTGCTCTCTTTGGTGCTGTGGGGGCTGTTTTTTGCCATGGGGAAATTCAGCATTTCTGGGGTTTTCTTGCCCGAAGTGGGGGTTTTAGGGCCCTTTTTAACCCTAGCAGCAATCGCCCTACGCCACTACAAACGCTTAGACTCTAAGCTTTAA
- the pth gene encoding aminoacyl-tRNA hydrolase, protein MMLVVGLGNPTPTCAHTRHNVGFDILDLVAQSLHLIFKHSKLYNADYAKAKNAYLLKPTTYMNHSGQAVQAFLSKHAIDPILVVHDDLDLPLGALRFKAKGSSGGHNGLKSIMAHCPHPFYKMKIGIGRSNGETIAHVLGHFTPQEQPLKNEILEHAKEALLFYLETGDFHALQNQFTRRA, encoded by the coding sequence ATAATGCTCGTGGTGGGGCTAGGCAATCCCACACCGACTTGTGCCCACACCCGCCACAATGTGGGCTTTGACATTTTAGACCTTGTGGCACAAAGCCTGCATTTGATCTTCAAGCACTCTAAACTCTATAACGCCGACTACGCTAAAGCCAAAAATGCCTACTTGCTCAAGCCCACGACTTATATGAACCACTCAGGGCAAGCCGTACAAGCCTTTTTGTCCAAACATGCCATAGATCCTATTTTGGTCGTGCACGATGATTTAGACCTGCCTTTGGGGGCGTTGCGTTTCAAGGCTAAGGGGAGCAGTGGTGGGCACAACGGACTCAAATCCATCATGGCGCACTGCCCCCACCCCTTTTATAAGATGAAAATCGGGATCGGGCGGAGCAATGGTGAAACCATTGCCCATGTTTTAGGTCATTTTACCCCCCAAGAGCAGCCCCTGAAAAATGAAATCCTAGAACACGCTAAAGAAGCCTTGCTTTTTTACCTTGAAACGGGCGACTTCCACGCCCTGCAAAACCAATTCACCCGCAGAGCCTAG
- a CDS encoding 50S ribosomal protein L25/general stress protein Ctc, with translation MLEGEARGVLSKSAKKALRKGGVLMANLYAKGMENVHATFKTNDFIRFVKHKPHLDFMVKVGQESYNVVVQAYQKDPITNTLIHVDLLVLQKGLKSKFLIPVKTTGTPVGLKNKGILMLSKARVRVECVPEDLPAHFELDVSALDVGDAILVRDLQVPAHVNVLENPNNAIVGVIKAK, from the coding sequence ATGTTAGAAGGTGAAGCTAGGGGAGTACTTAGCAAATCCGCTAAAAAAGCATTGCGTAAAGGGGGGGTTTTGATGGCGAATTTATACGCCAAAGGCATGGAGAATGTCCACGCCACTTTTAAGACAAACGATTTTATCCGCTTTGTCAAGCACAAACCCCATTTAGACTTCATGGTGAAAGTCGGGCAAGAGAGCTACAATGTCGTGGTGCAGGCCTACCAAAAAGACCCCATAACAAACACTTTGATCCATGTGGATTTGCTCGTTTTGCAAAAGGGCTTAAAGTCTAAATTTTTAATCCCTGTGAAAACCACTGGCACGCCTGTGGGCTTGAAGAACAAGGGCATTTTGATGCTCTCTAAAGCCCGTGTGCGCGTGGAGTGTGTGCCTGAGGATTTGCCCGCCCACTTTGAGCTAGATGTGTCCGCTTTAGATGTGGGGGATGCGATTTTGGTGCGGGATTTGCAAGTCCCCGCCCATGTCAATGTGCTTGAAAATCCAAACAACGCCATTGTCGGGGTCATTAAGGCAAAATAA
- a CDS encoding outer membrane protein, translating to MAIAPLKAKNLSYMSSAYEIGMVYLKPLNANKLLQGASITWGYEINPKNSWLYSRYYIFLDYGNILLGQTSKQANLFTYGVGGELMVSYSHNPINSWTIFFGLQLGANSWVINQKVSDLIENTWNSFKDFSFKPAYFRAMGTFGVQFRTIVTWHIVDVEVGMKVFLNPEPKSPFERNLLFFISHAWHF from the coding sequence ATGGCAATCGCCCCCCTAAAAGCCAAAAACCTAAGCTACATGTCTTCTGCCTATGAAATCGGTATGGTTTATCTCAAGCCCCTCAATGCGAACAAGCTCCTACAAGGGGCTTCCATCACTTGGGGCTATGAGATCAACCCCAAAAACTCGTGGCTTTACAGCCGCTACTACATTTTCCTAGACTACGGCAATATCCTGCTTGGGCAAACTTCTAAACAGGCGAATTTATTCACCTATGGTGTGGGCGGAGAGCTGATGGTGTCTTACAGCCACAACCCCATCAACTCGTGGACGATCTTTTTTGGTTTGCAACTTGGGGCGAACTCGTGGGTGATTAACCAAAAGGTGTCGGATTTGATCGAGAACACCTGGAACTCGTTTAAAGATTTTTCCTTCAAGCCTGCATATTTTCGGGCGATGGGGACTTTTGGGGTGCAGTTTCGTACCATTGTTACATGGCACATCGTGGATGTGGAAGTGGGGATGAAAGTGTTTTTAAACCCCGAACCCAAAAGCCCTTTCGAGCGCAATCTTTTGTTTTTTATTTCGCACGCTTGGCACTTTTAG